The Quercus lobata isolate SW786 chromosome 4, ValleyOak3.0 Primary Assembly, whole genome shotgun sequence genome segment ATTCAGTAAGTcatgaacaataaaaatttctctCAAACTATGCATTTTTTtgaaccaaacccatttaaaataaaatggaataaaaCTACTAATCACTCACTTTATTCTGGATAGAGAAAATATGAAGTTGGTATCTACCAAAACCCGATATAGCAGTCCCATCGAGGTGTTGTAATTGAAGAAAAGTGCCGATGAAACCTTCGGCCTATATCGAACAAAATTAAACACGTTACAACACAATATAAACCCTTACAAATCCCAAAGCTCCTATACCCAAAATTTAACAccaaaaatctatatatatataggctttTAGAGAAGATGCGGTGAAAATAATGGGTAATTACATCAGGGATATAGAGTCGGAGATGATTAAGGAGGGAGAGGGAGCTGGGGCTTAAAGGCTCAAGATATCTTGTATGTGCTCCATCATACTCACGCTGTCTGGCTGACTGTACCTTGCACTGCATCTGAGGTAGTtggatattttgaaaataaatttcctCTTAGACTTTGAAAGGATTGACACTTTGTAATACAATTGTTTTGCTTAAAATGCATAATTAAGCATCAAACTGGCCTATTTCTCTATGAAATGATAATCCCGTGACAGTTttgctaattcatttttatacAAAGTAGTAATGCAAAATGATCTAAATCAACCAATTATATTCATGCTATTACTTTTCTCATACAGTTTATTCTCAGAGGAACATAAATAATCCACAAAACAATCAGGTAACTAAGCTTCCACCATGCTCTTCCTTCCTGTACTTAGATGATCAAAACAATAACAGCCAACCAAAGAGGAACATATCTAAGAGCTTAGGATGTATTTGATGCATAAGTTTACAAACTTTAGATGATATATCAAGTTGCATTGGTATTGTATCTAATACAAATATGATTCTTTTTTCTAGAAGCATCCGTGCAATATAGGAAACACAAGTCTGAAAAAACCGATTAGATAAATATGAGAATGATAAATATTCTTGTTGAAAATCACAACTTGTATTGAATTTGGGAAATTAAAAGTCAATACCTTGACTGGTTCATTATCAGAACGGTAGACAATGCCTGGAATGTCATGTGACCACAATGGCAGACCCCTGAGCCCAACACCAAAAAATGCTTAGTTGCAAATTAAATTTCATGCACTaattgtataaaataatttacattatcgagctttttatatttgagaagtaaatattttatatataatataataaggAGAGGtatcaaaagaaagaagaaaaaagaagtggcTTTACCCATAAGACAATTCGCTCTCAATGAAGGGTCCAATCCTAAGGCATGCATATAAACCGTGTGCATGAATTTCCTTTATGAATTTTACTAAATCACATCTTCCACTGAAATCATACTGCAAAAGGCATATTGCAACCACCACCATTAAtcatattaattaaaaagacaTATTATCACCACCATTAATCATTTagttttataagaaatattgaaattgatgaataaaAACTAGTTTTGAAACAGTCATTAtgtattttcaataataatctttatttttttaatgatattatatttttcaacagtCAACTTTATATAACTTAACGTTTACAATAGAGTTCCTCCAGTTTAGTCTCTCCAAGAGGATCCCTTCTGATAGACCCGTTTTAGCCAACCAAAAAGCAGATTATGCCAATGTCAATCGCACAAATTATCAACAATGAGAAATGTATA includes the following:
- the LOC115984672 gene encoding uncharacterized protein LOC115984672, with translation MDAPSLSSHTASITPSHTLRSDHALNVSHSPRRQLSPPPSSDPQVSCFFCSSSLYLTPSTFLALLLAISKYDFSGRCDLVKFIKEIHAHGLYACLRIGPFIESELSYGGLPLWSHDIPGIVYRSDNEPVKLPQMQCKVQSARQREYDGAHTRYLEPLSPSSLSLLNHLRLYIPDAEGFIGTFLQLQHLDGTAISGFAGHGEGNDGLPICKM